One segment of Rubripirellula amarantea DNA contains the following:
- a CDS encoding NAD-dependent epimerase produces the protein MSTHLITGAAGFIGYHLAERLLERGDRVVGLDNLNDYYSVELKKSRLDRLQRHDNFTFVKADLVDQAAIDDLFAKHDFDRVVHLAAQAGVRYSLTHPRAYVQSNLVGFTNILEACRHAKTPHLTYASSSSVYGGGTQMPFSTSQRVDHPLSLYAATKKSNELMAHTYSHLYGLPTTGLRFFTVYGPWGRPDMALFLFVKAILEGRPIDVFNEGKMRRDFTYIDDIVEGVDRTSQQIAAPDPNWKSDEPDPSSSNAPYRIYNIGNNDPVELGVFIETIEKELGITAQKNMLPMQPGDVPATYADTSALESAVGFKPKTPIQTGIANFVAWYRDYYGV, from the coding sequence ATGAGTACTCACCTGATTACCGGCGCCGCTGGTTTCATTGGCTACCACTTAGCAGAGCGATTGCTCGAGCGTGGCGATCGAGTGGTCGGTCTGGATAACCTGAACGATTACTACAGTGTCGAGCTGAAGAAATCGAGGCTCGATCGACTCCAACGGCACGACAACTTTACGTTCGTCAAAGCCGACCTTGTTGACCAGGCCGCCATCGACGATCTGTTTGCCAAGCATGATTTCGACCGCGTTGTTCATCTCGCCGCCCAGGCTGGGGTGCGGTACTCGTTGACGCACCCTCGTGCTTACGTGCAAAGCAACCTGGTCGGTTTTACGAACATTCTTGAAGCTTGTCGCCACGCCAAAACGCCGCATCTGACCTATGCCAGCAGCAGCAGCGTCTACGGGGGTGGGACTCAAATGCCGTTTTCGACCTCCCAGCGAGTCGACCATCCGCTTAGTCTCTACGCGGCGACCAAGAAGAGCAACGAATTGATGGCTCATACGTACAGCCACCTGTATGGGCTGCCCACCACGGGGCTGCGTTTCTTCACGGTTTATGGTCCGTGGGGTCGCCCTGACATGGCGTTGTTCTTGTTTGTCAAAGCCATCCTCGAAGGACGTCCCATCGACGTCTTTAACGAAGGAAAGATGCGACGCGATTTCACCTACATCGACGATATCGTTGAGGGCGTTGATCGTACCAGTCAGCAAATCGCGGCACCGGATCCAAACTGGAAGAGCGATGAACCCGATCCTTCGTCCAGCAATGCTCCCTACCGGATTTACAACATCGGTAATAATGACCCCGTCGAACTCGGCGTGTTCATCGAGACCATTGAAAAAGAACTAGGCATCACGGCTCAGAAGAACATGCTTCCGATGCAGCCGGGCGACGTACCCGCGACCTACGCGGACACATCGGCCCTAGAATCTGCCGTGGGATTTAAGCCCAAGACGCCTATTCAAACAGGAATCGCGAACTTCGTTGCCTGGTATCGTGACTACTACGGTGTCTGA
- the glmS gene encoding glutamine--fructose-6-phosphate transaminase (isomerizing) — translation MCGIVGYVGSEDACPFLIDGLRRLEYRGYDSAGVAIHGGSRFDITRSVGRIDSLAAKIGNEPKAGILGIGHTRWATHGPATEPNAHPHLGGEGEIVLVHNGVIENFQVLKDELIAKGYVFKSDTDSEVIAHLIAEELKQSPEIKDQPNMRYLSAVQAAIARLRGTYGLAIAFRDKPSLMIAARFGSPLVIGVGRGEYFVSSDASPLAGRTDRIVYLADHQIAVLTPEGFSVLHRDQGKVRVDIRQLETESGEVGLDGFDHYMLKEIYEQPESLRNAMRGRLDDQNATAVFGGLNLTPQQLRSVERIILTGCGTSWHSALVGEYLIEELARIPVSVEYASELRYRNPPIENNTLVFGITQSGETADTLAALNETKRKGHRTLAICNVVASSIAQAADGGVYLHAGPEIGVASTKAYTSQCCVLAMLALYFGRMRHLSFEGGQRLIEELRLLPNAVQQALTCNEQVKDVAKKYASANNVLYLGRQYNFPTALEGALKLKEISYIHAEGYPAAEMKHGPIALVDDATPSVFIVPAGGTYDKVMANMEEVKARGGPVIAIASEDDPHVHQIADDVIHVPQVQQFLQPIVTVVPLQLLSYHIALIRGCDVDKPRNLAKSVTVE, via the coding sequence ATGTGTGGAATCGTTGGCTACGTCGGAAGTGAAGACGCATGTCCCTTCCTAATTGATGGGCTCCGGCGTTTGGAGTACCGCGGCTATGACAGCGCCGGTGTGGCAATTCATGGCGGAAGTCGATTCGATATCACTCGGTCCGTCGGGCGAATTGACTCTTTAGCGGCCAAGATCGGCAACGAACCCAAAGCTGGAATCTTGGGAATCGGACACACTCGTTGGGCCACGCACGGCCCGGCCACCGAACCCAACGCTCACCCGCACCTCGGCGGTGAGGGTGAAATTGTTTTAGTGCACAATGGCGTGATCGAGAACTTCCAGGTTCTTAAGGATGAATTGATCGCCAAGGGTTACGTCTTTAAGTCCGACACCGATAGCGAAGTGATCGCTCACCTGATTGCCGAGGAACTAAAGCAGTCGCCTGAGATTAAAGATCAACCCAACATGCGATACTTGTCGGCTGTGCAAGCCGCGATCGCTCGGTTGCGCGGAACGTACGGTTTGGCGATCGCGTTTCGCGACAAGCCCAGCTTGATGATTGCCGCTCGGTTTGGCAGCCCTTTGGTGATTGGTGTGGGGCGCGGTGAGTATTTTGTTTCCAGTGATGCATCGCCGTTGGCTGGACGCACCGACCGCATCGTCTATCTTGCGGACCATCAAATCGCGGTGCTCACCCCGGAAGGATTTTCTGTACTGCACCGCGACCAAGGCAAGGTTCGGGTCGACATTCGACAGTTGGAAACCGAAAGCGGCGAAGTGGGTTTGGATGGTTTCGATCATTACATGCTCAAGGAAATCTACGAGCAACCCGAATCGCTTCGCAACGCGATGCGTGGTCGACTTGACGATCAAAACGCAACGGCTGTGTTCGGTGGTTTGAATCTGACACCCCAGCAACTGCGCAGCGTTGAACGAATTATCTTGACGGGCTGTGGCACGAGTTGGCACTCGGCACTGGTTGGTGAATACTTAATTGAAGAGCTCGCACGGATTCCTGTTAGTGTTGAATACGCCAGCGAATTGCGATACCGAAATCCGCCGATCGAAAACAACACGCTCGTCTTTGGAATCACGCAAAGTGGTGAAACCGCAGACACGCTTGCGGCACTGAACGAGACCAAACGAAAAGGACACCGGACGCTGGCAATCTGCAACGTTGTTGCCAGCTCAATCGCGCAAGCGGCGGACGGTGGAGTCTACTTGCACGCGGGCCCCGAAATCGGTGTCGCCAGCACGAAAGCGTACACGTCCCAATGTTGCGTGCTTGCGATGTTGGCTTTGTATTTTGGACGCATGCGGCACCTGAGTTTCGAAGGCGGACAGCGTCTGATCGAAGAGCTTCGGTTGCTGCCCAACGCCGTCCAGCAAGCCTTGACGTGCAACGAACAAGTGAAGGACGTTGCCAAGAAATATGCTTCGGCCAACAACGTCCTTTACCTGGGACGCCAATACAACTTCCCAACCGCGCTCGAGGGCGCATTGAAGCTAAAAGAAATCAGCTACATCCACGCCGAGGGATATCCAGCAGCCGAGATGAAGCACGGGCCGATCGCGTTAGTGGACGATGCGACACCGAGTGTGTTTATCGTGCCCGCCGGCGGTACGTACGACAAAGTCATGGCCAATATGGAAGAAGTAAAGGCTCGTGGCGGGCCCGTTATCGCTATCGCCAGCGAAGATGATCCACATGTTCACCAAATCGCCGACGACGTGATCCATGTTCCCCAGGTTCAGCAGTTCTTGCAGCCCATTGTCACGGTCGTTCCATTGCAATTATTGTCGTACCATATCGCTCTGATTCGTGGTTGCGACGTGGATAAACCGCGTAATTTGGCGAAGAGTGTGACGGTAGAGTGA